A genomic window from Schistocerca serialis cubense isolate TAMUIC-IGC-003099 chromosome 4, iqSchSeri2.2, whole genome shotgun sequence includes:
- the LOC126474020 gene encoding uncharacterized protein LOC126474020, which produces MIKQPVIVDVGTTKHESGRRKPAVGARPRSRSVGKTKLESKSVKQPFKPYITVDDETLDGDSLSRKHSATNSQVKKFISLPSSTVMDDASGLAPTMENSIYDSKYRRLRTTSFTAYKSNTILHKTTSSRLSTAVDAGVNRHFEPKVSQYKIGDIQSYKLLDDLDITDEEAMDTEDSEAADDPDENDDAAEPPSSTGDAEGEATGNAEGEATGNPEDVTDEQNENEDGQPGPPSGDKSVASDSVEDGETAGHIVLVQFLLLAFVCKAVSLFFQQHKCTC; this is translated from the coding sequence ATGATTAAACAGCCTGTAATAGTAGACGTTGGCACTACCAAGCATGAAAGCGGTAGAAGGAAACCAGCGGTTGGTGCTCGTCCAAGATCGAGGTCAGTCGGGAAAACGAAGTTGGAAAGCAAATCTGTTAAACAGCCATTTAAACCTTATATTACAGTAGACGATGAGACACTTGATGGGGATTCACTATCCCGAAAGCACTCTGCCACCAACAGTCAAGTTAAAAAATTCATTTCGCTTCCATCTTCCACTGTAATGGATGATGCTAGTGGTCTTGCCCCTACAATGGAGAACAGCATTTATGATAGCAAATATCGACGTCTTAGGACTACCTCGTTCACTGCGTACAAGAGCAATACTATTTTGCATAAAACTACTTCCTCCAGATTATCCACTGCAGTGGATGCTGGTGTTAATAGACATTTCGAACCTAAAGTCTCACAATACAAGATTGGCGATATTCAGTCGTATAAACTGCTTGACGACCTCGACATCACCGATGAAGAGGCAATGGATACTGAAGATAGTGAGGCTGCAGATGATCCTGATGAGAATGATGATGCTGCTGAGCCGCCATCGAGTACCGGAGATGCAGAAGGAGAAGCGACAGGCAACGCAGAAGGAGAAGCGACAGGCAATCCAGAGGATGTTACAGACGAACAAAATGAAAACGAAGATGGACAACCTGGTCCTCCATCTGGCGATAAgtctgtggcaagtgattctgtagAAGATGGAGAAACAGCTGGTCATATAGTACTAGTACAGTTTCTGCTTCTGGCTTTTGTGTGTAAAGCAG